The Acinetobacter defluvii genome includes a region encoding these proteins:
- a CDS encoding YdcF family protein, with protein MKKQHWMVKTVRRIAVLFVFLAALMVFWYTPFYSNLMVRLLNTFVPVEVNQLAAQSQQNAALSDSENLEPGSKLWIARQAYLKLMEQEINSQDAQGLTTLQLRYKALQEQINDKQKEKQENEDKPLIPLVMEQTASDVQPDESATVKALLDLNSENNKALMDQYLKFLKTHPVEVVKDEMQDIQNEQLASSQVQEDIANIQSQTNVKNKSTNQPYAIVVLGGGLTLDKNQKDIIVNAYTRVRLEKTIEVEKKTKLPIVLSGVESPYMQAWLKQRGVDANLLENRSMNTCENTRFSSLLLQKKGGAPTVLLITDRYHMPRTRRLFALNGIETIPIEAAMPTPLTEWQPSQQNYNHSRRANYETLATIRDVLFGSSGCREVP; from the coding sequence ATGAAAAAACAGCATTGGATGGTCAAAACAGTACGAAGGATAGCAGTCCTGTTCGTCTTTTTGGCTGCTCTAATGGTTTTTTGGTATACGCCATTTTATTCAAATTTAATGGTGAGGCTGCTTAACACGTTTGTTCCTGTCGAAGTAAATCAGTTGGCTGCTCAGAGTCAGCAAAATGCGGCATTGTCAGACTCGGAAAACTTAGAACCTGGCTCAAAACTCTGGATTGCACGCCAAGCTTATTTAAAATTGATGGAACAGGAAATTAACAGTCAAGATGCACAAGGTTTAACAACACTGCAACTTAGATATAAGGCACTGCAAGAGCAAATTAATGATAAGCAAAAAGAAAAACAGGAAAATGAAGATAAACCCCTCATTCCTTTGGTGATGGAGCAAACAGCTTCAGATGTGCAACCTGATGAAAGCGCAACAGTCAAAGCTTTACTGGATTTAAATAGCGAAAATAATAAAGCCTTGATGGATCAATATCTGAAATTTCTAAAAACACATCCAGTTGAGGTAGTCAAAGATGAAATGCAAGATATTCAAAATGAGCAACTCGCAAGTTCGCAAGTGCAAGAAGATATTGCCAATATACAAAGTCAAACTAATGTAAAAAATAAAAGCACCAATCAACCCTATGCAATTGTGGTATTGGGCGGTGGATTAACTTTAGATAAAAATCAAAAAGATATTATTGTGAATGCTTATACTCGTGTAAGATTAGAAAAAACTATAGAAGTTGAAAAGAAAACAAAATTACCTATTGTATTGAGTGGCGTTGAGTCTCCTTATATGCAGGCATGGCTTAAACAACGAGGTGTAGATGCGAATCTCCTTGAAAACAGAAGTATGAACACTTGTGAAAATACTCGTTTTAGCTCACTACTTTTACAGAAAAAAGGAGGCGCACCTACAGTATTGTTGATAACAGACCGTTATCATATGCCAAGGACACGTCGATTATTTGCTTTAAATGGCATAGAAACCATTCCAATCGAAGCAGCGATGCCTACACCTTTAACAGAATGGCAACCTAGCCAACAAAACTACAATCACAGCCGTCGTGCCAACTATGAAACATTAGCGACCATTCGAGATGTTTTATTTGGTTCAAGCGGTTGTCGTGAGGTGCCATAA